One Penaeus chinensis breed Huanghai No. 1 chromosome 12, ASM1920278v2, whole genome shotgun sequence DNA segment encodes these proteins:
- the LOC125030983 gene encoding PH domain-containing protein DDB_G0287875-like, with protein sequence MKDSEPSNSYKPTYSRENSYLGSDTGSGSGWRSRVYGSDAETNSNTYTRTRTRDMTNSADQADQAKSTQQNGTDVAVPAFRDAIDKLTKAAMDDQREGKNLELLSPNAVRVLPSFTPGEIVLKNKAPADFSSAAESSDDEANKKKDENKATEPTSNTTSTPTRAFRHLAAVPALPTKPSTSPTQGLAAPPTFKRSSRYSTAATESLPTSTSPSKWLKDKDESASPTPTARTRSNLAVGDSSPKSTSPLPPRSPVLGHGKASTSPTVERKGTSDIGNKECRKSVLNMDIKASDTEAMRKQQEEKREELRRLRRQRGNDDDKGSRRPPTGTVRTRSGAKLEEISRQRSKGSGSDLTKLGSQTKVPEEEEESSSSDEEKREDKPPVPPSVEKTSSKSRVVERKHSKGKGDAMRRSGSMRRFRQSSQTSKTSSESSSSESEDETPVVTITLRRRQRSSREDMSGENQSRLSPRTSPRMAKKGSSDDILEGQRSRNNSTSNFVGRRSRQSSNNSSSNLARSRSGNNSRGSIGDVEKSRSNSRSSILGDKKLSIGPDIDIGERNDSSSKIAGSRSKSNNNLLRGKSGDKLKRTKEAKSESSSESETSETSESSESAGEEAH encoded by the exons ATGAAAGACTCGGAGCCCAGCAACTCATATAAGCCCACTTACAGTAGGGAGAACAGCTATCTTGGCAGCGATACAGGCAGTGGGTCAGGCTGGAGATCCCGTGTGTACGGAAGTGACGCCGAAACGAACTCGAACACTTACACGAGGACTAGAACTCGTGACATGACAAACTCTGCTGACCAGGCGGATCAGGCGAAATCAACTCAACAAAATGGCACTGATGTCGCTGTACCTGCTTTCAGAGATGCTATTGATAAATTGACTAAAGCTGCAATGGATGaccagagggaagggaaaaatttAGAGCTTTTGTCTCCGAATGCAGTGAGAGTCTTACCGAGCTTTACTCCAGGGGAAATTGTACTAAAGAACAAAGCTCCAGCCGACTTTAGTTCCGCTGCTGAAAGTTCTGATGATGAagcaaataagaagaaagatgaaaataaggcAACAGAGCCTACATCAAATACCACAAGCACGCCTACTCGAGCTTTCCGCCACCTGGCAGCTGTGCCAGCACTGCCAACGAAGCCTTCTACTTCTCCAACACAAGGCTTGGCTGCTCCTCCTACCTTCAAACGATCGTCCAGATACTCAACCGCCGCCACAGAGAGCCTTCCGACTTCCACGTCGCCGTCCAAATGGTTGAAAGACAAGGACGAATCAGCCTCACCGACGCCAACGGCGCGCACTAGAAGCAACCTAGCCGTTGGTGACTCGAGTCCAAAGTCCACGTCGCCTCTTCCACCTCGCTCTCCCGTCCTCGGCCATGGGAAAGCATCCACTTCCCCAACAGTCGAGAGAAAAGGAACATCAGACATTGGAAATAAGGAATGCCGAAAGTCAGTCCTTAATATGGATATCAAAGCTAGTGATACAGAAGCTATGAGGAAGcagcaagaagagaagagagaagaactaAGAAGACTAAGGAGACAGCGgggaaatgatgatgacaaaggaaGCAGAAGACCTCCCACTGGGACTGTGAGGACAAGGTCAGGAGCCAAGCTCGAAGAGATAAGTCGACAGCGATCTAAAGGCTCTGGATCTGACCTAACGAAACTGGGATCACAGACGAAAGttccagaagaggaggaggaatctaGCAGTAGTgacgaagaaaaacgagaagacaAACCTCCAGTGCCTCCTTCAGTGGAGAAAACATCGTCTAAGTCCAGGGTTGTAGAAAGAAAACATTCCAAAGGTAAAGGAGATGCCATGCGCCGCAGTGGTTCAATGCGACGCTTCCGACAGTCGTCTCAGACAAGCAAAACATCCTCTGAGTCCTCCTCGTCGGAGAGTGAGGATGAAACGCCTGTGGTCACCATCACTCTACGCAGAAGGCAGAGGAGCTCCCGAGAAGATATGTCAGGAGAAAATCAAAGTCGTCTATCTCCACGAACATCCCCACGGATGGCGAAAAAGGGTTCCTCAGACGATATACTGGAAGGTCAGCGATCTCGCAACAACTCGACATCGAATTTTGTTGGGAGGAGATCGCGCCAAAGTTCAAATAACTCATCGTCCAATCTGGCTAGATCTCGCTCGGGTAATAATTCTCGCGGCAGTATCGGCGATGTAGAAAAATCCCGAAGTAATTCACGATCCAGCATTCTTGGCGACAAAAAACTATCCATTGGCCCAGACATTGACATAGGAGAGAGGAACGACTCATCTAGCAAAATTGCAGGGAGCAGgagcaaaagcaataacaatcttTTGCGTGGCAAATCCGGCGATAAGCTTAAACGAACAAAAGAAGCCAAGAGTGAGAGTTCCAGTGAGAGTGAGACATCGGAAACCTCAGAGTCCAGTGAATCTGCCGGCGAAGAAG CTCACTGA